Genomic DNA from Phaeobacter porticola:
AATCGCGCGATCTTGTGATGGGCAAAATTCATGATGGTCTGCTTGCAGCCGCCCGCAACATACATGCCCATTGCGGCCACGAAATAGGGGCGATGAACCTCTGTGGCGTAGATCCCGTCAGCATCAAATCGGGCTGTGAATCCCTTGCAGAAATCAATAGCCAGCGTCTGGTTCCTGGCAATTAGCCCAGGGCAGTCAGCAGCGGTCTGGCGCAGCCGTTCGACAAAGTCGACCGATACTGCGTCATCGTCATCATGTCGGAATTGCAGGCATGCCGCGTTTATATTGGTACGGGCCTCATTCAACACCTGCTTCATCACCTGCCGGTGGGTGCCGGAGGGCAGGGCGCGGATCTGGATCTGTGGTATATCGGCTGTCAGGTTGCGCAGCCGTTCTACGTGCCTGCTCGGCAAGCTGTCCCCGATCACCACCACCAGCGTGTAATCCTGATCAGTCTGGGCACGCAGGCAGGGCAAGGCCACGGTCTCCATCAGGTGAAATCGCTCTTCCAACCGCGCCTCGCCATAAAGATAGGCAATCCGCGCCTCAAGACTGTCATGTTCGACCTGAAAGCCGCCAAGTGCCGGGTAAGAAAAACGGCATAGACCTATGACCTGCATCACTGTAGACCCTCGCATCTGCGGCCTATCAACTTGGTCCGCTGGTTGGTCGGGACTATGCACCGTGCCGACTGGCCGGGCAAGCAAGGCAGCAGAGCCGGTTTCGATCCGATGGTCTCTATGTGTTCTGATACCGCCAGGCGCAGGGGGCGCTGTTGACATCGCCTGCGACTCCCCATATATGCCCGCCTATCCGGCACCCGGGGGTCGCCCCAAAAGCCGATATCAAATCGAAGTGGCTCAAGATCTCGTGCGTCTTATTTGCACGGATCCTCTGTAAACCCACCGCGTCGTTCACCTCGGAATGGGAACGATTGCGGTTTTTGCGCTTGCGGACGCGTAAGTGCGACGAATTTAGCCGCATGTCCAAGGATGTGCATGACACATGTGTTGATGAGACGGGGATAAAACCGGAATGCCAACGATCCAACAGCTGATCCGCAAACCGCGGCAGCCGAAAGTAAAACGCTCAAAGTCCATGCACCTGGAACAGTGCCCGCAGAAACGCGGCGTCTGCACCCGTGTGTACACAACCACACCTAAGAAACCGAACTCCGCGATGCGGAAAGTTGCGAAGGTTCGCCTGACCAACGGTTTCGAAGTGATCTCCTACATCCCCGGTGAGAGCCACAACCTTCAGGAGCACTCCGTGGTTCTGATCCGTGGCGGCCGAGTAAAAGACCTTCCCGGTGTCCGTTACCACATCCTGCGTGGTGTTCTGGATACCCAGGGCGTCAAAGACCGTAAGCAACGCCGTTCGAAGTACGGCGCGAAGCGTCCTAAGTAAGAGGAAGATAATATGTCTCGCCGTCACGCTGCTGAAAAACGCGAAGTCCTGCCCGACGCCAAGTTTGGCGACCGCGTTCTGACCAAATTCATGAACAACCTGATGATCGATGGTAAAAAATCGGTCGCAGAAAGCATCGTTTACAACGCCTTTGATCGCGTTGAATCGAAAATCAAACGCGCCCCCGTGGAAGTCTTCCACGAAGCCCTCGACAACGTGAAGCCTTCGGTCGAAGTGCGGTCGCGTCGTGTGGGTGGTGCAACCTACCAGGTGCCCGTCGAAGTGCGCCCCGAGCGCCGCGAAGCCCTGGCCATCCGTTGGTTGATCAAAGCGGCCCGTAGCCGCAATGAAAACACCATGGAAGAGCGCCTTGCCGGTGAACTGCTGGACGCTGTTCAGTCCCGCGGTACTGCCGTGAAAAAGCGCGAAGACACCCACAAGATGGCCGAGGCGAACAAAGCCTTCAGCCATTACCGCTGGTAAGCTAGGGGATCTAGACCTATGGCACGCGACTATCCACTCGACCGTTACCGTAACTTCGGTATCATGGCGCACATCGATGCGGGTAAAACCACCTGCTCCGAGCGCATCCTGTATTACACCGGCAAATCCCACAACATTGGTGAGGTGCACGATGGTGCAGCCACCATGGACTGGATGGAGCAGGAACAGGAACGCGGCATCACCATTACTTCGGCTGCGACCACCACATTCTGGGAACGCACAGAAGACGGTGAAACCGCCGACTCGCCCAAGCATCGCCTGAACATCATTGACACCCCAGGCCACGTTGACTTCACCATCGAAGTTGAGCGTTCGCTTGCGGTTCTCGACGGTGCTGTCTGTGTTCTGGACGCCAACGCCGGTGTTGAACCTCAGACCGAAACCGTGTGGCGTCAGGCTGACCGCTACAAGGTTCCGCGTATGGTGTTTGTCAACAAGATGGACAAAATCGGCGCTGACTTCTTCAACTGTGTCAACATGATCGAAGACCGTACCGGTGCCCGCGCGGTTCCGGTTGCTGTTCCGATCGGCGCAGAAACCGAGCTGGAAGGCCTGGTTGATTTGGTCAACATGGAAGAATGGCTGTGGCAGGGCGAAGACCTTGGTGCGTCGTGGATCAAAGCACCGATCCGTGACAGCCTGAAAGACATGGCCGACGAATGGCGCGGTAAGATGATCGAAGCGGCCGTCGAAATGGACGACGACGCTATGGAAAACTACCTGATGGATGGCGCAGAGCCTGACGTCGCGACCCTGCGCGCCCTGCTGCGCAAGGGCACGCTGTCGTTGTCGTTCGTTCCTGTCCTGGGTGGTTCCGCGTTCAAGAACAAAGGCGTTCAGCCTCTGCTCAACGCTGTGATCGACTATCTGCCCAGCCCGCTGGACGTTGTTGATTACATGGGCTTCAAACCCGGTGATGAGACAGAAACCCGTGACATCCCCCGCCGTGCGGACGATGAAATGGCGTTTTCGGGTCTGGCGTTCAAAATCATGAACGACCCCTTCGTGGGCTCGCTGACCTTTACCCGCATCTATTCCGGCGTCTTGAACAAGGGCGACACGCTGCTGAACTCGACCAAAGGTCGCAAAGAGCGCGTTGGCCGGATGATGATGATGCACTCGAATGACCGTGAGGAAATCACAGAAGCATTCGCGGGCGACATCATTGCGCTGGCAGGTCTGAAAGACACCACAACCGGTGACACGCTCTGCGCCGTCAACGATCCTGTGGTTCTGGAAACCATGACCTTCCCAGATCCGGTGATCGAGATCGCGGTTGAGCCGAAAACCAAGGCCGACCAGGAGAAAATGTCCCAGGGTCTGCAGCGTCTTGCTGCTGAAGATCCGTCCTTCCGCGTGGAGACCGACATCGAGTCCGGTCAAACCATCATGAAGGGCATGGGCGAACTTCACCTGGACATCCTGGTTGACCGTCTGAAGCGTGAATTCAAGGTTGAGGCCAACATCGGCGCGCCGCAGGTTGCTTATCGCGAGACCATTGGTCACGAAGTTGAGCATTCCTACACCCACAAGAAACAGTCGGGTGGTTCGGGTCAGTTCGCTGAGGTGAAAATGATCATCTCGCCGACAGAGCCAGGCGAAGGCTTCTCGTTTGAATCGCGGATCGTTGGTGGTGCTGTTCCCAAGGAATACATCCCCGGCGTCGAGAAAGGCATCAAATCGGTTATGGACAGCGGCCCTCTGGCCGGCTTCCCCGTGATCGACTTCAAGGTTGCTCTGATCGACGGTAAGTTCCACGACGTTGACTCCAGCGTGCTGGCCTTCGAAATCGCTGCTCGTATGGGCATGCGTGAAGGTATGCGCAAAGCTGGCGCCAAGATGCTGGAACCGATCATGAAGGTGGAAGTTATCACACCTGAGGACTACACCGGTGGCATCATCGGGGATCTGACCTCGCGTCGTGGTCAGGTGACCGGCCAAGAACCCCGTGGCAACGCTATTGCGATCGACGCAATGGTGCCGCTGGCGAACATGTTCGGCTACATCAACACGCTGCGTTCGATGAGCTCGGGCCGCGCCCAGTTCACCATGCAGTTTGATCACTACGATCCGGTTCCGCAGAACATCTCTGACGAGATCCAGGCGAAATTCGCGTAAGCGAAACGAATTTGAGGGGTTCGCGCCACGGCGCGTGCCCTTCTCAACACGAAAAGGAGGCCTCTCATGGCTAAGGAAAAGTTTGAACGTACAAAACCGCACGTCAACATCGGCACCATCGGCCACGTTGACCACGGCAAGACCACGCTGACCGCAGCGATCACCAAATATTTTGGTGACTTCAAAGCCTACGACCAGATCGACGGCGCACCCGAAGAAAAAGCCCGCGGCATCACCATTTCGACCGCGCACGTCGAGTATGAGACCGAAGGCCGTCACTACGCCCACGTCGACTGCCCCGGCCACGCTGACTATGTGAAGAACATGATCACCGGTGCGGCGCAGATGGACGGCGCGATCCTGGTTGTGAACGCAGCTGACGGCCCGATGCCGCAGACCCGCGAGCACATCCTGCTGGGCCGCCAGGTTGGCATCCCGCACATGGTTGTTTTCATGAACAAGGTTGACCAGGTCGACGACGAAGAGCTCCTGGAGCTGGTCGAAATGGAAATCCGCGAGCTGCTGTCGTCTTACGACTACCCCGGCGACGATATCCCGATCATCGCAGGCTCGGCTCTGGCCGCTATGGAAGGCAACAAGCCTGAAATCGGCGAAGAGAAGATCAAAGAGCTGATGGCAGCTGTTGATGAGTACATCCCGACCCCTGCACGTGCGGTTGACCAGCCGTTCCTGATGCCGGTTGAAGATGTGTTCTCGATCTCTGGCCGTGGTACGGTTGTTACGGGGCGTGTTGAGCGTGGCGTGATCAACGTTGGCGATTCGATCGAAATCGTTGGTATCCGCGACACCAAGACCACCACCTGCACCGGTGTTGAAATGTTCCGCAAGCTGCTGGACCGTGGTGAAGCAGGCGACAACATTGGCGCCCTGCTGCGCGGTATCGACCGTGACGGTGTTGAGCGTGGCCAGGTTCTGTGTGCCCCCAAGTCGGTGAACCCGCACACCAAGTTCGAAGCCGAGGCCTATATCCTGACCAAGGAAGAAGGCGGCCGTCACACGCCGTTCTTTGCGAACTACCGTCCGCAGTTCTACTTCCGGACCACCGACGTGACCGGCACCGTGACCCTTCCCGAGGGGACCGAGATGGTTATGCCCGGCGACAACCTGAAGTTCGACGTTGAACTGATCGCGCCGATCGCAATGGAAAACGGCCTGCGTTTCGCCATCCGCGAAGGCGGCCGCACCGTCGGCGCTGGCGTTGTGTCCAAAATCACCGAGTAAGACGGCTTTGCCGTCTGGCGGGCGGCAGTTGGTTTTGCGCAGCAAAATCAATGAGAGCCCGCACCTCTGAGACAATAGAAAGGGCCGCTCGAAAGAGCGGCCCTTATTCGTTGTGGCGAACATGGTCACTTTGTCATTGTCTTCAAATCGGGTGCGGCACTGCCGTTATCGTTGTTATTTTTCAGTAAGGTATTCTAGATGTTCAATAATTTTCAGACGCTCATTGCGTCAACTTTGGTTTCTTTGGTGCAGTTACTTTCCAGCCCCGATGTTTCTGCTGCGACCTGTGAAGCGCCAGTGAAGAGCAACATCGAAGGCGTTGTTGTCTGCGATCTGGGCGTTCTGAAAGGCGGGGAAAGCAGCTTCGCAAAAGCGGTAAGCGATGATGGCCACATTGTCGTTGGTGTGAGCGGCTCTTCAGAGGGAGAGCGCGCATTTCTGTGGACGGAAGAGTTGGGAATGCTCAGCCTTGGGGTCCTGCCTGGCGGTTCGAAAAGCCGTGCATCCGGTATTAGCGCTGATGGCTCTACTGTTGTAGGAGGAAGCGATAGCGCGGCTGGCTGGCATGCGTTCCTGTGGAGGAAAGACACTGGAATGGTCAGTCTTGGTGAGGCTGAAAGGTACACTCAAACTCATGCCCAGGCGGTAAGTGCAGATGGGTCGGTTGTTGTCGGCAGCGTTGGCGGTACCGGGGATAGCGGAGGGAAGCGTGCATTCCGCTGGACCGCCGATAGCGGAATAACTTTCATCGGAACCGAAGATCTTCACAGAGACAGCGCTGCCCTCGGGGTTAGTGACGATGGTAAAATCATTGTCGGACGTGTAGGGGTTCAGGCGTTCCGGTGGACCAAAGAGGATGGTGTTGTTCTTCTAGCTCCTGTGCAGGGCGAAAAGCTGATGTATGCGCACGATGCTTCCTGGGACGGTTCGATCGTTGTTGGTGACGCAAGCAGCCACAAGAGAAGCAAGGCATTTTTTTGGAGCACCGGCGGCGGCAGCCAACTGCTGTTGCCACCGTTCAAGGTCAAGAAAGCCGGAGCACGTGCGATCAGCAGGCTGAGTGAAGCTGTCGTGGGATATGTCAAGGGAGCCGGGGGAGGCGTTGCGTTCATTAAAGAGAAGGGCGGACCCGTGGAACTTCTCGGGCGGCTGAAGGACAGCGGCGGCTACATTTCCAGTTCCGCTAGTGACGTTAGTGCTGATGGCTCAGTTGTTGCGGGATCATCCACAGGGGATCTTGGCCATCGAGCAGTGATTTGGAAGCTGTCTGATCAAAACTGACAGGTGAAACCAGCTGAGGATAGTTTGGCATTGCGGGCCAAAGCGAAAAGGGGCGTCTCCTCACCTCTGTTTCCTACATTGAAAAGGGGGCAATCTGCTCGCCGTAGCCTCCGCTCAACCTCCCCTAACAAAATCCCAAACCCACCGCCCTCCCCAAACGCAACGGTTTCGCGGCAAACCCCCTTGCCACACACCCCCATCAAGCGTATACGGCGCCATCCCGCTCTGCGGGGATGAGGCGGGGTGATTCCCGCCTTTTGGGTTCGATGAGGGTTCGGCGGTGGTCGCAGGCCCTCCTCTCAACCCCAACGCCTGAAAAAAAGGCATGATTATGCAAAGCCAAAATATCCGTATCCGGCTGAAGGCATTCGACTTCCGTGTGTTGGACGCCAGCACGCAGGAAATCGTGAACACTGCCAAGCGGACCGGCGCGCAAGTGCGTGGCCCGATCCCTCTGCCGAACAAGATCGAGAAATTCACCGTTCTGCGTGGCCCGCACGTTGACAAGAAATCTCGTGACCAGTTCGAGATCCGCACCCACAAGCGGCTCCTAGACATCGTTGATCCGACCCCCCAGACCGTGGACGCGCTGATGAAGCTCGACCTCGCTGCTGGTGTGGACGTCGAAATCAAGCTGCAATCCTAAGATCGGAGGGTAAACATATGCGCTCTGGTATTATCGCAAAAAAAGTCGGCATGACCCGGCTGTTCCTCGAAGATGGTCAGCAGGTTCCTGTGACTGTTCTTCAGCTGGACGGCCTGCAAGTGACCGCACAACGCACCACCGAAAAAGACGGCTACACAGCTGTTCAGCTGGGCGCAGGCTCGGCCAAGGTGAAGCGCGTTTCCAAAGCCATGCGCGGTCACTTCGCAGCTGCGAAGGTTGAGCCGAAGCGGAAGCTGGTTGAATTCCGCGTGCCCGCGGATGCCTTGATTGAAGTCGGTGCCGAAATTTCGGCCGAGCACTTCCTCGAAGGTCAGAAAGTTGACGTCACCGGTACCTCCATCGGTAAAGGTTTCGCCGGTGCGATGAAGCGCTGGAACTTTGGTGGTCTGCGTGCCTCGCACGGTGTGTCGATCTCGCACCGTTCGCACGGTTCGACCGGCCAGTGTCAGGATCCGGGCAAGGTTTTCAAAGGCAAGAAAATGGCCGGCCACATGGGCGCTGCCCGCGTGACCACCCAGAACCTGGAAGTCGTCAAGACCGACGCTGATCGTGGCCTGATCATGATCAAAGGCGCCGTTCCCGGCTCCAAGGGTGGCTGGGTCACCGTCAAAGACGCCGTGAAAAAGAAGGCCCCCGAAGGTCTGCCTTTCCCGGCAGGTCTGAAGTCGGCCGCAGCGGAAGAAGTCTCCGCGGAAGGTGGTGAAGCATGAAACTTGATGTGATCAAACTCGACGGCGCCAAAGCCGGCGACATCGAGCTGGATGCAGAGCTGTTCGGCCTGGAGCCGCGCACCGACATCCTGCACCGTGTGGTGCGCTGGCAGCGTAACAACGCGCAGCAGGGCACGCACAAGGTCAAGACGCGGTCCGAGACCTCCTACTCGACCAAGAAGATCTATCGCCAGAAGGGCACCGGTGGCGCACGCCATGGTGACCGTAACGCACCGATCTTCCGCAAGGGTGGTATCTACAAAGGTCCGACCCCGCGGTCGCACGGCCACGATCTGACCAAGAAATTCCGCAAGCTGGGTCTGCGTCATGCGCTGTCCGCCAAAGCCAAAGCGGGCGAACTGGTCATCATCGAGGATGCAGCTGCCGAAGGCAAAACCGCAGCTCTGGCCAAGCAGGTGAAAAACCTGGGCTGGAAACGCGCGCTGGTCATCGACGGTTCTTCGGTCAACGAAGACTTCCTGAAAGCGTCGCGCAACATTGAAGGCCTGGATATCCTGCCGACAATGGGCGCAAACGTCTATGATATCCTGAAGCGTGACACCCTGGTGATCACCAAAGCAGGTATCGAAGCACTGGAGGCTCGCCTGAAATGAGCGCGAAGGCAGAACACTACGACGTGATCCGCAAGCCGGTCGTCACCGAAAAAGCAACCATGGCATCCGAAAACGGTGCAGTGGTGT
This window encodes:
- a CDS encoding putative rhamnosyl transferase, with the translated sequence MQVIGLCRFSYPALGGFQVEHDSLEARIAYLYGEARLEERFHLMETVALPCLRAQTDQDYTLVVVIGDSLPSRHVERLRNLTADIPQIQIRALPSGTHRQVMKQVLNEARTNINAACLQFRHDDDDAVSVDFVERLRQTAADCPGLIARNQTLAIDFCKGFTARFDADGIYATEVHRPYFVAAMGMYVAGGCKQTIMNFAHHKIARFMPSITIPDAPMFVRTLNSYNDSRQKDAKEPELTRLTARQEGEFEARFAIRL
- the rpsL gene encoding 30S ribosomal protein S12 encodes the protein MPTIQQLIRKPRQPKVKRSKSMHLEQCPQKRGVCTRVYTTTPKKPNSAMRKVAKVRLTNGFEVISYIPGESHNLQEHSVVLIRGGRVKDLPGVRYHILRGVLDTQGVKDRKQRRSKYGAKRPK
- the rpsG gene encoding 30S ribosomal protein S7: MSRRHAAEKREVLPDAKFGDRVLTKFMNNLMIDGKKSVAESIVYNAFDRVESKIKRAPVEVFHEALDNVKPSVEVRSRRVGGATYQVPVEVRPERREALAIRWLIKAARSRNENTMEERLAGELLDAVQSRGTAVKKREDTHKMAEANKAFSHYRW
- the fusA gene encoding elongation factor G, yielding MARDYPLDRYRNFGIMAHIDAGKTTCSERILYYTGKSHNIGEVHDGAATMDWMEQEQERGITITSAATTTFWERTEDGETADSPKHRLNIIDTPGHVDFTIEVERSLAVLDGAVCVLDANAGVEPQTETVWRQADRYKVPRMVFVNKMDKIGADFFNCVNMIEDRTGARAVPVAVPIGAETELEGLVDLVNMEEWLWQGEDLGASWIKAPIRDSLKDMADEWRGKMIEAAVEMDDDAMENYLMDGAEPDVATLRALLRKGTLSLSFVPVLGGSAFKNKGVQPLLNAVIDYLPSPLDVVDYMGFKPGDETETRDIPRRADDEMAFSGLAFKIMNDPFVGSLTFTRIYSGVLNKGDTLLNSTKGRKERVGRMMMMHSNDREEITEAFAGDIIALAGLKDTTTGDTLCAVNDPVVLETMTFPDPVIEIAVEPKTKADQEKMSQGLQRLAAEDPSFRVETDIESGQTIMKGMGELHLDILVDRLKREFKVEANIGAPQVAYRETIGHEVEHSYTHKKQSGGSGQFAEVKMIISPTEPGEGFSFESRIVGGAVPKEYIPGVEKGIKSVMDSGPLAGFPVIDFKVALIDGKFHDVDSSVLAFEIAARMGMREGMRKAGAKMLEPIMKVEVITPEDYTGGIIGDLTSRRGQVTGQEPRGNAIAIDAMVPLANMFGYINTLRSMSSGRAQFTMQFDHYDPVPQNISDEIQAKFA
- the tuf gene encoding elongation factor Tu, yielding MAKEKFERTKPHVNIGTIGHVDHGKTTLTAAITKYFGDFKAYDQIDGAPEEKARGITISTAHVEYETEGRHYAHVDCPGHADYVKNMITGAAQMDGAILVVNAADGPMPQTREHILLGRQVGIPHMVVFMNKVDQVDDEELLELVEMEIRELLSSYDYPGDDIPIIAGSALAAMEGNKPEIGEEKIKELMAAVDEYIPTPARAVDQPFLMPVEDVFSISGRGTVVTGRVERGVINVGDSIEIVGIRDTKTTTCTGVEMFRKLLDRGEAGDNIGALLRGIDRDGVERGQVLCAPKSVNPHTKFEAEAYILTKEEGGRHTPFFANYRPQFYFRTTDVTGTVTLPEGTEMVMPGDNLKFDVELIAPIAMENGLRFAIREGGRTVGAGVVSKITE
- the rpsJ gene encoding 30S ribosomal protein S10 → MQSQNIRIRLKAFDFRVLDASTQEIVNTAKRTGAQVRGPIPLPNKIEKFTVLRGPHVDKKSRDQFEIRTHKRLLDIVDPTPQTVDALMKLDLAAGVDVEIKLQS
- the rplC gene encoding 50S ribosomal protein L3; its protein translation is MRSGIIAKKVGMTRLFLEDGQQVPVTVLQLDGLQVTAQRTTEKDGYTAVQLGAGSAKVKRVSKAMRGHFAAAKVEPKRKLVEFRVPADALIEVGAEISAEHFLEGQKVDVTGTSIGKGFAGAMKRWNFGGLRASHGVSISHRSHGSTGQCQDPGKVFKGKKMAGHMGAARVTTQNLEVVKTDADRGLIMIKGAVPGSKGGWVTVKDAVKKKAPEGLPFPAGLKSAAAEEVSAEGGEA
- the rplD gene encoding 50S ribosomal protein L4 codes for the protein MKLDVIKLDGAKAGDIELDAELFGLEPRTDILHRVVRWQRNNAQQGTHKVKTRSETSYSTKKIYRQKGTGGARHGDRNAPIFRKGGIYKGPTPRSHGHDLTKKFRKLGLRHALSAKAKAGELVIIEDAAAEGKTAALAKQVKNLGWKRALVIDGSSVNEDFLKASRNIEGLDILPTMGANVYDILKRDTLVITKAGIEALEARLK